The nucleotide window gggggagggggcgggaagcGCTGCGGGCAGACGTGATGCCCGTCGAGGAGTGGGCCGGGGTGCCCTCGGGGTCCCGAGGGCGGGTGCGGGGGCTGAGGGGCTCGGGTGATGGGTGTCGCACAGCTCCTGAAACTTGTTTGTGACTCGTCTGAACAGTGGCGGGAGGAGAGGGGCCGGGCTGGGGGTCGTCAGCCCGCAGGGCACACGGAAATAACTTTGAAACTCGAGCGCGTTTGGAATCGGAAGTGCTGGGGGGGGGTGCGCGTTGCAGGCGCGGGTCGGCTGCGGGAAGTGGCGGCTCCGCAGCGAGCGCCCGCCGGCGGCGCTGCTCTTTGTTCGGAGCCGGGCTGCCTCGTTTCGCGCCTTGCAGCGGGTCCGAGGAGCTTTATCGGGACTAAGCTCTGATAAGGCGGAGTGGGGCAGCGGGTCAGCCGGCCGCTACGTCGATTGTCTCCGCGGAGGTGTGAAGGTCTCCTCCGCCCTGGGGGCCCTCAGGGAGGGCGGGGGTAGGCGTCCTCCGGGGAGAGTGCTCCGGGAGCAGCCGCCCAGCTTCAATAATTCAGCGGTGCCGGGTTTGGCTGTGGAGGAGGCGAGCCCACGCGCCGTTGGGGAGGAAACGGAAAGTGAAGGAACGGCGCGCCGCGGCGACGATGGGCGCCCCCCGCGGCTGCCCGGGAAGCACCGTGTGCGCGGCCGCTCCGGAGGCGACGCGGACACGAACAAAAGCTGTGGCCGCGGCTGCCCCGTTGCGGGGTCAAGCCGGGCGCCAGAGGTGTTTGGGAGACTGGTGCTGCGGGTTCACCGCCCTCGGTTTTGAGGTCTTGGGCGTTTGGCGCAGTTCTGGTCCTGCGCGCCGGGTAGTTTCCGCGGCCCGCGCGGCGAGCGTCTCCGCCCTCAGCGGGAGCGCGGCACTTTAAGGCACATCGGCGTTTTCACCCTGAGGCTCTTGTCCGCGCCTCTCTCGTGCCCCTACGGGGACGGGGACGAGTCACCTTGGCGTCTCCTTAACCTCTGTGCCCCTGGCGTCACCTCTGGCTCTCTCCCAGGGGCGACTCCCCCTGCGGAGTGGAGCTGGCGACTGGGATCTCCGCAAGGGCTTCAGCCCGGCCCCCTCTGGGCCCAGCCCGGGAACTAGTCGGGGGTGGAAGGGTCGGCCCTTCCCGGTGCGGACGTCCGCGTTCGCTTTCCTTCTAGGCAATTTCCCGCCGGGAATAAATAGCGCGTGGAGCGCGTCCCCGACGGCCTCGGGCTGCCGGTCTGAGAAAGCCCTGTGGACTTCGGGGCGGCCTCCCGCGGGACTTTGCCCGCCAAATGCGAGACGCAGGCCCACGCGTCGAGGCCTGTGGTGGGGGCGTCGAGAGACCCGGAAAGACCGGCGCGCAAGTCGCGCAGTGGCCGGGCCAGCGCAGCCCGCACGCCCCGGGTCTCCAGGGTCAGGGGCGCACTCGGCGGCCCTGGGCCACGTGCTCCGCGCGCGCGGTGCGTGCCGAGGTCCGCGCGCAAAGCCCGCCGGGCGGGGGCTGCGCGCCTGCGCGCCGcgttctccccgcccccacccgctcCCCGGGGCTTCGGCCGCCAGGGGGCGGGAGCGGGCGGTGCCTGGGTTCGCGGCCCGTCGGCCGGGGGTAATGGGGCCGACAGGTGCCCCGGGGCCGCTCACTGGATGGAGGCCGAGCTGCACCGGCGCCCGGCCCGACGCCTGTTTGTGTTGGCAGCCGGCTCGGCAGTGCCAGGTGGAAAAAGTTACGGGGCTTTGGGGCGCCCCCGACGGCGTTGCCCTTTGGACCGTGTCCACTCCTCGAGGTGCGGCCGAACGCCGAGAGCCGCCGCGCGGACAGCGAGAAgctgggagggagatggggagctCCGGGCCGCGCGCATCTGAACAAGGATCGAGTCACCCAAGCTGGGGTGCATTTCCCGGCAACGGTCTGGGACCTCCTGGGACAGCTGTCACATATAGGGGATTGGTGGGTTCGGGTTTTTTCCAAAGACCTGCCCTTGCAGGTCCTGGGCTACGGTGGGCTTGGAGCTTAAGCTCGGCTCTAAGGCGGCCTCCCCAGTTCTGCCTGTTTGCTTCCTCCCATTCCCTTCCCAGGCTAACCCGCCCACGGGAGTTCTCCCCGCAGCGCCCGGGCCCTCCCTCcattaccttatttatttatggcGCATACCTGCTGTCTTCCAAGGAGGATTTGTGAGAGGCGGAGCTCCCTCTGGTTGGAAACCAGTCTGTGATGGGTGTGTGAGAGTGAAGTGTTCCCGGGCTCGTCTGCCCAGCCAGACGGGTTTAAGGCTGTGGTGCCACAGTGGCTCTTTTCCTAAGAAGCATGAGTAAGGGACGGTGGGAACAACTGTAGGGGACTCTTTTTGGTGTGTTTCTTAAGGGTTGAGAAATCGGAGGAAACCTTGACCACAGACACCCTGGGTATCCTGTGGCCCTTCCTTGCAGAGTTTCCAAGTGTAATACGGGGCTGTTAGGACACCCACATCAGCGGTACATACATGCCTTGAGTCCTGGGCCTCTTTGCCAGCCCTGGGTTTCTCAAAAAGACTTACTGGTTCCCTCTTACTTTTTGAAGGActtaaaggagaagaaggaagttgTGGAGGAGGCGGAGAATGGAAGAGACGCCCCTGCTAATGGGAACGCTGTGAGTGTCCACCTTCCCCATGACCCCTAACTGCTCCCGGCCAGGAAGTTCTCACTCCAGCTTGGGTTTAATCCTGGTTAGGGGAGGAGGCTGAGCCCTCGGGCAGTTCCTGCATGGTGGTCCCCTGGTGGAGCTTTAGGAAGATGAATTGATGAGTTCTCTTAGCTGGTCTGGGACTGTAGACGCACTGGTGGGGTCCCGGGGAAGGGATGGGGCAGGACCGATGGCCTGTTCTCATTAACAACCTGGTTATGTTTTCTGTCGAGGAGAATGAGGAAAATGGGGAGCAGGAGGCTGACAATGAGGtagatgaagaagaggaagaagggggagaggaagaagaggaggaggaggaaggtgatGGTGAGTAGCCTTGGTCATCTCCCCTTTTGGGGTTACCTTTCCCTTGCTTTGTCTAGAAAAGGGGCAGGAACTGGGGGTTTCTGGGGTTGGAGACCGGTGGACCCCCTGCAGCCGGGTTTGTACTGTGGAGTTAGGACTTTGTTGTAGGCTAGTGAGGCGAAGCTGTGCCCTATGCACCCACACTGACTCCCTTTGGTGCCTTCCGCGCACTGATCTGTTCATCTGTCCTCTTGGGGTGCAGCCGGCTATGTGAGCCCTTTTTCTTCCTCCGAAGACTTGTGCCCGTGTGGCTGGTGTGGTACCCTGGCTGCCCGGTTTGTCGGGCTGCAGAGATCAGGGGTCTCTTGTCCTGGCGATTCTGTTCCTGGCAGATCCCCTGAGGCGCTGTGGTGTTGCGTGTCTCTCCCCCCGCCAAGTTCTGGCTGTCGCTGGGTGGGCAGGGTACCAAGATTCTTCCCTTAGTTGAGGAGGCAGCATGGTTTACCCTGGGGTTTGGTTCTGCAGGTGAGGAAGAGGATGGAGACGAAGATGAGGAGGCTGAGGCAGCTACGGGCAAACGGGCA belongs to Panthera tigris isolate Pti1 chromosome C1, P.tigris_Pti1_mat1.1, whole genome shotgun sequence and includes:
- the PTMA gene encoding prothymosin alpha isoform X2; translation: MSDAAVDTSSEITTKDLKEKKEVVEEAENGRDAPANGNANEENGEQEADNEVDEEEEEGGEEEEEEEEGDGEEEDGDEDEEAEAATGKRAAEDDEDDDVDAKKQKTDEDD
- the PTMA gene encoding prothymosin alpha isoform X1, with protein sequence MSDAAVDTSSEITTKDLKEKKEVVEEAENGRDAPANGNAENEENGEQEADNEVDEEEEEGGEEEEEEEEGDGEEEDGDEDEEAEAATGKRAAEDDEDDDVDAKKQKTDEDD